The following are encoded together in the Kingella negevensis genome:
- the erpA gene encoding iron-sulfur cluster insertion protein ErpA, protein MSDESPIIFTDSCCDKVAELIAEEENPELKLRVFVNGGGCSGFQYGFTFDEIKNDDDFEIVKNGLVFLVDPMSYQYLVGAEIDYTEGLQGSQFVIRNPNAETTCGCGSSFSV, encoded by the coding sequence ATGTCTGATGAATCACCGATTATTTTTACTGACTCTTGCTGCGACAAAGTGGCTGAATTGATTGCGGAAGAAGAAAACCCTGAATTGAAATTGCGCGTTTTTGTAAACGGCGGCGGCTGCTCAGGTTTCCAATACGGTTTCACTTTTGACGAAATCAAAAATGATGATGATTTTGAAATCGTGAAAAACGGTTTGGTTTTCTTGGTTGACCCAATGAGCTACCAATATTTAGTTGGTGCGGAAATCGACTACACCGAAGGCTTGCAAGGTTCTCAATTTGTGATTCGCAATCCAAATGCAGAAACAACTTGCGGTTGCGGTTCTTCATTCTCGGTTTAA
- the rng gene encoding ribonuclease G, translated as MIPFETIPLPKDMPRPPETVLVNVTPQETRVAILEEQNICELHIERNREHSLVGNIYLGVVRRVLPGMQSAFIDIGLERAAFLHIMDVVEQRQNPESNQRIEHVLFEGKTVLVQVIKDPINSKGARLSTQISLAGRFLVHLPQDEHIGISQRIEGEEERNGLRERLNNLLPENACHGYIIRTSAETATDAELQADIDYLTKVWSNIKNQAKVSPPETLLYADLPLVLRVLRDMFNDNTREILVDSRMNFERMQQFAALYVQNASEKIQRFRGERPLFETYGIESEINRALQPRVNLNFGSYLIIETTEAMTTIDVNTGGFVGAKNFDETIFKTNLEACHAIARELRLRNLGGIIIIDFIDMVLPEHREAVLQELAKALSFDRTRVTLNGFTSLGLVELTRKRSRESLKHVLCEPCHVCQGRGSLKTPQTLCYEIQREIVRESRRFEVREFRIIASPKVIDLFLDEESQSLAMLIDFIGKPISLSVETEYTQEQYDIVLV; from the coding sequence ATGATACCTTTTGAAACGATTCCGCTACCTAAAGATATGCCACGCCCACCCGAAACGGTGCTGGTAAACGTAACGCCACAAGAAACGCGCGTTGCCATTTTGGAAGAGCAAAACATCTGTGAATTACACATTGAACGCAACCGCGAACACAGCTTAGTCGGCAATATTTATCTCGGTGTTGTCCGCCGTGTGTTACCTGGTATGCAAAGCGCGTTTATTGATATTGGTTTGGAACGCGCCGCCTTTTTGCACATTATGGACGTGGTTGAACAACGCCAAAATCCTGAATCAAACCAACGCATTGAACACGTTTTGTTTGAAGGCAAAACCGTTTTGGTGCAAGTGATTAAAGACCCGATTAATAGCAAAGGCGCACGATTGTCCACGCAAATTTCGTTAGCAGGGCGATTTTTAGTGCATTTGCCGCAAGACGAACACATCGGCATTTCGCAGCGTATTGAAGGCGAAGAAGAGCGCAACGGTTTGCGTGAACGCCTGAATAATTTGCTGCCTGAAAACGCCTGCCACGGCTACATTATCCGCACCAGCGCAGAAACTGCCACCGATGCCGAATTGCAAGCCGATATTGATTACCTGACCAAAGTGTGGAGTAACATCAAAAATCAAGCCAAAGTATCGCCGCCCGAAACACTGCTTTACGCCGATTTGCCGCTTGTTTTGCGTGTGCTGCGCGATATGTTCAATGACAACACCCGTGAAATTTTAGTCGATTCACGCATGAATTTTGAACGTATGCAGCAATTTGCCGCGTTGTATGTGCAAAATGCGTCCGAAAAAATCCAACGCTTTCGCGGCGAACGCCCCCTGTTTGAAACTTACGGCATTGAAAGCGAAATCAACCGCGCCTTGCAGCCACGCGTGAATCTCAATTTCGGCAGCTATCTCATCATTGAAACCACCGAAGCCATGACCACGATTGACGTGAATACAGGCGGTTTTGTTGGTGCGAAAAACTTTGATGAAACCATTTTCAAGACCAACTTGGAAGCCTGTCACGCCATCGCACGTGAGTTGCGATTACGCAATTTGGGCGGCATTATCATCATTGATTTTATTGATATGGTGCTGCCTGAACACCGCGAAGCCGTGCTGCAAGAACTTGCCAAAGCTCTGAGTTTTGACCGCACACGCGTTACACTCAATGGCTTTACCAGCCTAGGTTTGGTTGAACTCACACGCAAACGCAGCCGCGAAAGTTTGAAACACGTTTTGTGTGAACCTTGCCACGTTTGCCAAGGGCGTGGCAGCCTGAAAACGCCGCAAACTTTGTGTTATGAAATTCAGCGCGAAATTGTGCGCGAAAGCCGCCGCTTTGAAGTGCGTGAGTTTCGTATTATCGCGTCGCCGAAAGTGATTGATTTGTTTTTGGACGAAGAATCGCAATCGTTGGCGATGTTGATTGATTTCATTGGGAAACCGATTTCGTTGTCAGTGGAAACGGAATACACTCAAGAGCAGTATGATATTGTTCTCGTGTAA
- the yihA gene encoding ribosome biogenesis GTP-binding protein YihA/YsxC, whose translation MNLFQNAKFFTTVNHLKDLPNTPAEIAFVGRSNAGKSSAINTLCNHVRLAYVSKTPGRTQHINFFELTNGNFMVDLPGYGYAQVPEAVRAHWVKLLGDYLQTRKQLIGLVLIMDLRHPLKALDVQMLNFFALTGRPVHILLSKSDKLSKNEQIKAFAAVKKALKPFMERQQITVQLFSSLKKQGIEEVNQVVSQWFADNETQPENEIVSK comes from the coding sequence ATGAACTTATTTCAAAACGCAAAATTCTTCACAACCGTCAATCATCTGAAAGATTTACCCAACACTCCCGCAGAAATCGCCTTTGTGGGTCGAAGCAATGCAGGCAAATCCAGCGCGATTAACACCCTATGCAACCACGTCCGTCTTGCCTACGTTTCCAAAACACCTGGGCGCACGCAGCACATTAACTTTTTTGAGCTGACCAACGGTAATTTCATGGTGGATTTACCAGGCTACGGTTACGCACAAGTGCCAGAAGCCGTTCGCGCCCATTGGGTGAAACTGCTCGGCGATTATTTGCAAACACGCAAGCAACTGATTGGTTTGGTGCTGATTATGGACTTGCGCCACCCACTCAAAGCCTTAGACGTGCAAATGCTCAATTTCTTCGCGTTGACAGGTCGCCCTGTGCATATTCTGCTTTCCAAATCAGACAAACTTTCCAAAAATGAGCAAATCAAAGCCTTTGCCGCCGTGAAAAAAGCACTGAAACCATTTATGGAACGCCAACAAATCACCGTGCAACTGTTTTCTAGTCTGAAAAAACAAGGAATTGAAGAAGTGAACCAAGTGGTTTCACAATGGTTTGCAGATAATGAAACGCAGCCTGAAAACGAGATTGTTTCAAAATAA
- a CDS encoding c-type cytochrome, giving the protein MKRLTILAGLIICATVSAAPADLVRGKQVAETVCASCHAGDGNSSIPTYPKLSSQHASYIIKQTQDIKTSKRTSGSSAMMAPMVQNLSDEDIANAAAYFAKQAPKAGEADPKLTPAAGAKIYRGGIADKKVPACMSCHSPNGAGTPAGGTAVDAYPRIGGQHADYVVTQLKAYASGARKSPNNMMEDIAKRMSEEDMKSVANFIQGLK; this is encoded by the coding sequence ATGAAACGTTTAACGATTTTGGCAGGTTTGATTATCTGCGCAACAGTATCGGCTGCACCTGCTGATTTAGTCCGTGGCAAACAGGTGGCGGAAACCGTTTGCGCGTCTTGCCATGCGGGGGACGGCAACAGCTCAATTCCAACGTATCCTAAACTGTCTTCACAACACGCGAGCTATATCATCAAGCAAACGCAAGACATTAAAACCAGTAAACGCACAAGCGGCTCTTCTGCGATGATGGCGCCAATGGTGCAAAACTTGAGCGATGAAGATATTGCCAACGCCGCGGCTTATTTTGCAAAACAAGCGCCAAAAGCGGGCGAAGCAGACCCTAAATTAACCCCTGCTGCTGGTGCAAAAATCTATCGCGGTGGCATTGCAGACAAAAAAGTGCCTGCGTGTATGTCTTGCCACAGCCCAAATGGTGCAGGTACGCCAGCAGGCGGCACGGCGGTTGATGCGTATCCGCGCATTGGCGGTCAGCACGCGGATTATGTGGTTACGCAGTTGAAAGCGTATGCAAGCGGTGCGCGCAAAAGTCCAAATAATATGATGGAAGACATTGCCAAACGCATGAGTGAAGAAGATATGAAATCGGTTGCGAACTTTATTCAAGGTTTGAAATAG
- a CDS encoding cytochrome c biogenesis protein ResB produces MKNASSKNIPLIRRPWFAFISSMRFAVALLAILAIASVIGTVVQQNQPQQNYVVQFGPFWAEIFGFLGLFDVYASSWFVLIMVFLVLSTSLCVWRNAPQYLRDMRSFRLNATAKSLAHMKHTATFSGSLKPEIAQKYLQINGFQTKLEQREDGSVILAAKKGAMNKWGYILAHVALIVICLGGLIDSNLLLKIGMLVGKIQPDVSSMYARDFKPESTLSEHNLSYRGNAEVTEGQTIDQVFINADKGLLLQKLPFTVELKKFHIDFYNTGMPKDFASDIVVTDKKTGERVEKTIRVNHPLTMNGVTIYQAGYGDGGSDVSLKSWNLRGIGQPENMKLVSQRQFSLDLGKNGAYKLELGELRVFNVENLEAMSNERLHEIRSVKQDKKFQNVGPTITYKIRDNAGQAYEYLSYMLPLQREGALFFATGERANVNDSYRWLMLPADEKGKVDSFMALRDTILQPEKRAQIVEKAVLSVSEKMRPQFRLAVENLLRQFAEGGYVAINEHIQKTVPQAEQANTGEFMYQILYGSMNIALDMALSDAHLPEIAAGEKRNQFLLNSLDGYTALTRFHAPVLLQLDGFKQVQMSGLQMTKSPGATLVYIGSLFLVLGTLFMFYVREKRAWLLFSQDDVRFAMSSSRNERDLLKEFPKRLAHLERLSKEV; encoded by the coding sequence ATGAAAAACGCTTCTTCAAAAAACATTCCCCTTATCCGCCGACCATGGTTCGCATTCATCAGCTCCATGCGCTTTGCGGTGGCGTTATTGGCGATTTTGGCGATTGCATCCGTGATTGGCACAGTCGTCCAACAAAACCAACCGCAGCAAAACTATGTAGTGCAGTTCGGTCCATTCTGGGCAGAAATCTTCGGTTTCTTAGGGCTGTTTGACGTGTATGCCTCTTCTTGGTTTGTGCTGATTATGGTGTTTTTGGTGCTATCCACCAGCTTGTGCGTGTGGCGAAACGCGCCGCAATATTTGCGTGATATGCGCTCGTTTCGTTTGAACGCGACCGCAAAATCCTTGGCACACATGAAACACACCGCCACATTTTCAGGCAGCCTGAAACCTGAAATTGCACAAAAATACCTGCAAATCAACGGTTTTCAAACCAAACTGGAACAGCGCGAAGACGGCAGCGTGATTTTGGCAGCGAAAAAAGGCGCGATGAACAAATGGGGCTACATTTTGGCGCACGTTGCGCTGATTGTGATTTGCTTGGGCGGTTTGATTGACAGCAATTTGCTGCTAAAAATCGGCATGCTAGTCGGCAAAATTCAGCCCGATGTGAGTAGCATGTATGCGCGTGATTTCAAACCTGAAAGCACATTGAGCGAACATAATTTATCGTATCGCGGCAATGCAGAAGTTACCGAAGGGCAAACGATTGACCAAGTGTTTATCAATGCAGACAAAGGCTTACTGTTGCAAAAATTACCATTCACGGTGGAACTGAAAAAATTCCACATTGATTTTTACAACACAGGCATGCCCAAAGATTTCGCCAGCGATATTGTCGTAACCGATAAAAAGACGGGCGAGCGCGTGGAAAAAACCATTCGCGTGAATCATCCTTTAACGATGAATGGCGTAACCATTTACCAAGCCGGTTATGGCGATGGCGGCTCTGATGTTTCGCTGAAAAGCTGGAATTTGCGTGGCATTGGGCAGCCTGAAAACATGAAACTGGTGTCGCAGCGTCAATTTTCTTTGGATTTGGGCAAAAATGGCGCGTATAAGTTGGAACTGGGCGAATTGCGCGTGTTCAACGTGGAAAATTTGGAAGCGATGTCTAACGAGCGGTTGCATGAAATTCGCAGCGTGAAGCAGGACAAAAAATTCCAAAATGTCGGCCCAACCATTACCTATAAAATTCGCGACAACGCAGGGCAGGCGTATGAATATTTAAGCTATATGCTGCCCTTGCAACGCGAAGGCGCACTCTTTTTTGCCACAGGTGAACGCGCCAACGTGAACGACTCGTATCGTTGGCTGATGTTGCCTGCCGATGAAAAAGGCAAAGTGGACAGCTTTATGGCGTTGCGCGACACGATTTTGCAGCCTGAAAAACGGGCGCAAATCGTGGAAAAAGCAGTGCTGTCGGTCAGCGAAAAAATGCGTCCGCAATTTAGATTGGCGGTAGAAAATCTGTTGCGTCAATTTGCTGAAGGCGGTTATGTGGCGATTAACGAGCATATTCAAAAAACCGTGCCGCAAGCAGAACAGGCGAACACAGGCGAATTTATGTACCAAATTTTGTATGGTTCGATGAATATCGCGCTGGATATGGCTTTGTCTGACGCACATTTGCCCGAAATAGCGGCTGGCGAAAAACGCAACCAATTTTTGCTAAACAGCTTGGACGGTTACACCGCTCTGACGCGTTTTCATGCGCCTGTTTTGCTGCAGCTGGACGGGTTTAAGCAAGTGCAAATGTCTGGTTTGCAGATGACGAAATCACCGGGTGCAACGCTGGTTTACATCGGTTCGTTGTTCTTGGTGCTGGGTACGTTATTTATGTTTTACGTCCGCGAAAAACGTGCGTGGTTGCTGTTTAGCCAAGATGATGTGCGATTTGCGATGTCGTCTAGCCGCAATGAACGCGATTTGCTGAAGGAATTTCCTAAGCGTTTGGCGCATTTGGAACGGTTGTCTAAAGAAGTTTGA
- a CDS encoding cytochrome b — protein sequence MYDNSQYYGAISRALHWLMAVGFLFMLFTATMWNMDDKYFSLMGAHKAVGVLLMVLVLVRLVWAVLNWTKRPYGNLAVKLGHLALYVLMIAVPLVGLLRQYGSGRELNVFGLVLMEKSADKIESLVQLGNVAHGKLAWALFALVAGHIGMAVLHQIKGEKIINRMAGR from the coding sequence ATGTACGATAATTCTCAATATTACGGCGCAATCAGTCGAGCTTTGCATTGGCTGATGGCGGTTGGTTTTTTGTTTATGTTGTTCACGGCTACGATGTGGAACATGGACGATAAATATTTCAGCTTGATGGGCGCACACAAAGCCGTTGGCGTGTTACTGATGGTTTTGGTGCTGGTGCGATTGGTGTGGGCGGTGCTGAACTGGACAAAACGTCCGTATGGCAATTTGGCGGTGAAATTGGGGCATTTGGCGTTATACGTTTTGATGATTGCCGTGCCGTTGGTTGGTTTGCTGCGTCAATATGGTTCTGGGCGTGAATTGAATGTTTTTGGCTTAGTGTTGATGGAAAAATCGGCGGACAAGATTGAGAGCTTGGTGCAACTGGGCAACGTGGCGCATGGAAAACTGGCTTGGGCGCTGTTTGCTTTGGTAGCTGGGCATATTGGCATGGCAGTTTTACATCAAATTAAGGGCGAAAAAATTATTAATCGCATGGCTGGTCGTTAA
- the folP gene encoding dihydropteroate synthase translates to MNPIWQTARFQLDLATPKIMGILNITPDSFSDGGTYSSSLKSTLQHAEQLLADGADILDIGGESTRPNAAPVSPETEWQRVQPVLAEIAKWNVPISLDTRRVAVMRLALAHGFADIINDVQGLEDEGSVALLAQSSAGVCVMHMKGLPENMQNNPNYQDVVREVADYLQQRADVCIQAGIAPERIVLDAGFGFGKTLSHNIALMQHLGELGSSHNLPHLVGVSRKRMIGEITGRENPMERVSGSVAAVLFAIEKGAKIVRVHDVRETVDALKVWQALRG, encoded by the coding sequence ATGAACCCAATTTGGCAGACCGCCCGATTTCAGCTCGATTTAGCCACGCCCAAAATAATGGGCATTCTCAACATCACACCAGATTCCTTTTCAGACGGCGGCACATATTCAAGCAGCCTGAAAAGCACCTTGCAACACGCCGAACAATTACTAGCAGACGGCGCGGACATTTTAGACATCGGCGGCGAATCCACACGCCCCAACGCCGCGCCCGTGTCGCCCGAAACAGAATGGCAACGCGTGCAACCTGTGTTAGCCGAAATCGCCAAATGGAACGTGCCAATTAGTTTGGACACGCGCCGCGTTGCCGTGATGCGCTTGGCGTTGGCACACGGTTTCGCAGACATCATCAACGATGTGCAAGGCTTAGAAGACGAAGGCTCAGTAGCACTTTTGGCGCAATCATCGGCAGGCGTTTGCGTGATGCACATGAAAGGGCTGCCTGAAAATATGCAAAACAATCCGAATTATCAAGATGTTGTGCGTGAAGTGGCAGATTATTTGCAGCAACGCGCAGATGTGTGCATTCAGGCTGGCATTGCGCCTGAACGGATTGTGTTAGACGCAGGTTTTGGCTTTGGTAAGACGCTGTCGCACAATATCGCGCTCATGCAGCATTTGGGCGAACTGGGCAGTAGCCACAATCTGCCCCACCTTGTTGGCGTGTCGCGCAAACGCATGATTGGCGAAATCACAGGGCGCGAAAACCCAATGGAACGCGTTTCAGGCAGCGTGGCGGCGGTGTTGTTTGCAATAGAAAAAGGCGCGAAAATTGTGCGTGTGCATGATGTGCGTGAGACGGTGGACGCGTTGAAAGTGTGGCAAGCGTTGCGTGGATAA
- a CDS encoding riboflavin synthase, protein MFTGIVQGMGKLVAIEQSSADFRSHTVELPEHMAKDLQIGASIAHNGCCLTITQINGRNVRFDLMAETLAKTNLGSLKVGDSVNLERAAKFGDEIGGHVMSGHIITQTEIVRIEKSEHNRTLFFRLPENIADYVLSKGFIGLDGCSLTIGDVANGEFNVHLIPETLQRTLFGTRQVGDKINMEIDAQTQAVVDTVKRVLAAQK, encoded by the coding sequence ATGTTTACAGGAATCGTGCAAGGCATGGGCAAACTGGTGGCGATTGAGCAATCCAGCGCAGACTTTCGCAGCCACACCGTAGAACTGCCCGAACACATGGCGAAAGATTTGCAAATTGGCGCGTCTATCGCACACAATGGCTGCTGTCTGACTATCACGCAAATCAACGGACGAAATGTGCGCTTTGATTTAATGGCAGAAACTTTGGCAAAAACCAATTTAGGCAGCCTGAAAGTGGGCGACAGCGTGAATTTAGAACGCGCCGCAAAATTTGGCGATGAAATCGGCGGTCATGTGATGAGCGGACACATCATCACGCAAACAGAAATCGTGCGGATTGAGAAATCAGAACACAATCGCACGCTGTTTTTCAGGCTGCCTGAAAATATTGCGGATTATGTGTTATCCAAAGGCTTTATTGGTTTGGATGGCTGTAGCCTGACGATTGGTGATGTGGCAAATGGGGAATTTAATGTTCATCTGATTCCCGAAACTTTACAGCGCACCTTGTTTGGTACGCGACAAGTCGGCGATAAAATCAACATGGAAATTGACGCGCAAACGCAAGCGGTGGTGGATACCGTGAAACGTGTGTTAGCTGCGCAAAAATAG
- the pdxJ gene encoding pyridoxine 5'-phosphate synthase, translating to MLLGVNIDHVATLRNARGVNYPSPLEAALTAETYGADLITLHLREDRRHIKDEDVFAIKQAIKTRLNLEMAMTEEMLANALKVQPEDVCIVPEKREEITTEGGLEVIGQLEKVCHYTEKLHAAGIRVSLFIAPDLAQIQAAYDAGARVIELHTGAYADAETPVIRAQELQRIQAAAEFAANLGITVNAGHGLTIHNVAPIAQIPQIVELNIGHSIIAQAVFLGLPEAIHQMKNAMYRARFQAA from the coding sequence ATGTTGTTAGGCGTGAACATCGACCACGTAGCCACACTACGCAACGCGCGTGGCGTGAACTACCCCAGCCCATTAGAAGCCGCATTAACTGCCGAAACTTATGGCGCAGACTTGATTACCTTACATTTGCGCGAAGACCGCCGCCACATCAAAGATGAAGACGTGTTCGCCATCAAACAAGCCATCAAAACACGCCTAAACCTAGAAATGGCGATGACCGAAGAAATGCTGGCAAACGCATTAAAAGTGCAGCCTGAAGATGTGTGTATCGTGCCAGAAAAACGCGAAGAAATCACCACAGAAGGCGGCTTGGAAGTGATTGGGCAATTAGAAAAAGTGTGCCATTACACCGAAAAATTACACGCCGCAGGCATTCGCGTATCCCTGTTTATCGCGCCCGATTTAGCGCAAATTCAGGCTGCGTATGACGCAGGCGCGCGCGTGATTGAATTGCACACAGGCGCGTATGCAGATGCCGAAACCCCAGTCATTCGCGCACAAGAATTGCAACGCATTCAGGCTGCCGCAGAATTTGCCGCCAACTTAGGCATCACCGTAAACGCAGGACACGGCTTAACCATTCACAACGTTGCGCCGATTGCCCAAATTCCCCAAATCGTAGAATTAAATATCGGACATTCCATCATCGCGCAAGCCGTGTTTTTAGGTTTGCCAGAAGCCATTCACCAAATGAAAAACGCCATGTATCGCGCGCGTTTTCAGGCAGCCTGA
- the acpS gene encoding holo-ACP synthase yields the protein MIYGIGTDILTIQRIEAMYKKHGEVLPRRLLSHIEQHEFATCPNAANFLAKRFAAKEAFAKAVGTGIREPVSFRNISVGHNDLGKPEFVCETELKNWLAKQGIERVHLSLSDDSNQVVAFAVAERI from the coding sequence ATGATTTATGGCATTGGAACGGATATTTTAACCATTCAACGCATTGAAGCAATGTATAAAAAACACGGCGAAGTATTGCCACGCCGCTTACTCAGCCATATTGAGCAACACGAATTTGCTACTTGCCCAAACGCCGCCAATTTTTTAGCGAAACGATTTGCTGCAAAAGAAGCATTTGCCAAAGCCGTTGGCACAGGCATTCGTGAACCCGTGAGCTTTCGCAACATCAGCGTGGGGCATAACGATTTGGGGAAACCCGAATTTGTGTGCGAAACCGAGTTGAAAAATTGGTTGGCAAAACAAGGCATTGAGCGTGTTCATTTGAGCTTGAGTGATGACAGCAATCAGGTGGTTGCGTTTGCCGTTGCTGAGCGTATTTAA
- a CDS encoding SurA N-terminal domain-containing protein produces MFHTIEKHRNLAQVIMGLIGISFMAFGVAGYQTAADNNFIVKIGDEPVTRFDLDNAVRNVEASGGQADRNAVFKSLVQRAYLLEGAKQMGIVISDDQIKQIVVDTPQFHGADGKFDPTLFQQYLENIHLTEKAFMEEQRRNMQTMTVLRMLNNNVAADSQAMQILRATIAPRTIRTSEVNLAQFVSQVKISDAELKKFYEANKKNYLQQQGVKFEYVTLSSKDLAAKQSVTDEEVKKAFDENQSSLKTKRTIAHILIAAPKSADAATRAKAKEQAEKVAAEAKANPAQFAELAKKYSQDVGSAANGGKLGSFAQDGSVGSKAVEDAAFALEKGAVSGVVESDYGYHIVRVTDIAGADFESQKETLRQSLQEKKAQAALNALRENFEQEAFNSPGALKPAADKLGVTLNTQSEWLTKVNADSLKVPKPVVDALFSDEVFAKKHNSEAINVNGVIWFVRATETRPESTLPFEQVKAQVQDEFVKSESMRLAKEYAAKLVADLQAGKSLTMAWSPAQEVVPAQARATLPENVYAALMKANPKGGKAAYIVAEMPNAPSIVEVQTIKTPENNPEALASAKQVLAQMQGDALVEDYVQMLQKSIPTKQGAEQVSDGE; encoded by the coding sequence ATGTTTCATACTATTGAAAAGCATCGTAACTTAGCCCAAGTGATTATGGGTTTGATTGGTATTTCATTTATGGCATTTGGTGTCGCAGGCTACCAAACCGCCGCAGATAACAATTTCATTGTGAAAATTGGCGATGAACCCGTAACCCGTTTTGATTTAGACAACGCCGTTCGTAATGTAGAAGCATCAGGCGGACAAGCAGACCGCAACGCTGTGTTCAAATCACTGGTGCAACGCGCATATCTGCTAGAGGGTGCGAAGCAAATGGGCATCGTGATTTCAGACGACCAAATCAAACAAATCGTGGTAGATACGCCGCAATTTCATGGCGCAGACGGCAAGTTTGACCCAACTTTATTCCAACAATATTTGGAAAACATACACTTAACTGAAAAAGCGTTCATGGAAGAGCAACGCCGCAATATGCAAACGATGACCGTTTTGCGTATGTTAAACAACAACGTAGCGGCAGATTCGCAAGCCATGCAAATTTTGCGCGCCACAATCGCACCGCGTACTATTCGCACCAGTGAAGTAAATTTGGCGCAATTTGTCAGCCAAGTGAAAATCTCTGACGCAGAGCTGAAGAAGTTTTACGAAGCGAATAAGAAAAATTATTTGCAACAGCAAGGCGTGAAATTTGAATACGTTACCCTGTCTAGCAAAGATTTGGCGGCAAAACAAAGCGTTACCGATGAAGAAGTGAAAAAAGCGTTTGATGAAAACCAAAGCAGCCTGAAAACAAAACGCACAATTGCACATATTTTAATTGCTGCGCCAAAATCTGCAGACGCAGCCACTCGCGCCAAAGCGAAAGAGCAGGCTGAAAAAGTGGCAGCAGAAGCCAAAGCCAATCCAGCGCAATTTGCTGAATTAGCGAAAAAATATTCGCAAGATGTGGGCAGTGCGGCAAATGGCGGTAAATTGGGTTCATTCGCGCAAGACGGCAGCGTGGGCAGTAAAGCAGTGGAAGACGCGGCGTTTGCGCTGGAAAAAGGCGCAGTGAGTGGCGTGGTAGAAAGCGATTATGGCTACCATATTGTTCGCGTAACCGATATTGCGGGCGCGGATTTTGAGTCGCAAAAAGAAACCTTGCGCCAAAGTTTGCAAGAGAAAAAAGCGCAAGCTGCGTTGAATGCATTGCGTGAGAATTTCGAGCAAGAAGCGTTCAATTCGCCTGGCGCGTTGAAACCTGCGGCGGATAAATTGGGCGTTACGCTCAATACCCAATCTGAATGGCTGACGAAAGTGAACGCAGACAGCCTGAAAGTGCCAAAACCTGTGGTGGACGCGTTGTTTAGCGATGAAGTGTTTGCGAAAAAGCACAATTCTGAAGCGATTAACGTGAACGGTGTGATTTGGTTTGTTCGTGCTACAGAAACGCGCCCTGAAAGCACTTTGCCGTTTGAGCAAGTGAAAGCGCAAGTGCAAGATGAATTTGTGAAATCGGAAAGCATGCGTTTGGCGAAAGAATACGCAGCGAAATTGGTGGCGGATTTGCAAGCAGGTAAATCGCTGACAATGGCTTGGTCGCCAGCGCAAGAAGTTGTGCCTGCACAAGCGCGCGCAACGCTGCCTGAAAACGTCTATGCGGCGTTGATGAAAGCGAATCCGAAAGGTGGCAAAGCGGCGTATATCGTGGCGGAAATGCCAAATGCGCCGAGCATTGTGGAAGTGCAAACGATTAAAACGCCTGAAAACAATCCTGAAGCGTTAGCAAGTGCGAAACAAGTGTTGGCGCAAATGCAAGGCGATGCGTTGGTGGAAGATTATGTGCAAATGTTGCAAAAATCGATTCCGACTAAGCAAGGCGCAGAACAGGTTTCTGACGGCGAGTAA